In Pseudorasbora parva isolate DD20220531a chromosome 20, ASM2467924v1, whole genome shotgun sequence, a single window of DNA contains:
- the zgc:193726 gene encoding uncharacterized protein zgc:193726 — MNSMFPVWTLSSLILSYTLAYPILNNTSMESDTKIFPNFTEFGENGGPQIFPGITEGNTTKYIKANPTNRSETRSPTRLRRICFLSTCSLWNLGSSLQTGNEIAGDMHDPMGIGKK, encoded by the exons ATGAACAGCATGTTTCCTGTCTGGACTCTCAGCTCTCTGATCCTCAGCTACACTCTTGCGTATCCCATCCTTAATAACACAAG CATGGAATCTGATACGAAGATATTTCCGAATTTCACAGAGTTCGGGGAAAACGG TGGACCTCAGATTTTCCCCGGTATTACGGAAGGGAACACCACAAAGTATATTAAGGCAAATCCAACAAACAG ATCCGAAACACGGTCACCAACAAGGCT CCGAAGAATTTGCTTTCTGTCCACTTGTTCCTTGTGGAACCTGGGGTCATCGCTACAGACTGGGAATGAGATTGCTGGGGACATGCATGATCCAATGGGTATTGGCAAGAAATAA
- the atp6v1f gene encoding V-type proton ATPase subunit F yields MPGRGKLIAVIGDEDTCTGFLLGGIGELNKNRKPNFLVVEKDTSITEIEETFKSFLARSDIGIILINQFIAEMIRHAIDAHMQSIPAVLEIPSKEHPYDASKDSILRRAKGMFSAEDFR; encoded by the exons ATGCCTGGACGGGGGAAGTTAATCGCCGTTATAGGGGATGAAGACACATGTACCGGATTCCTCCTCGGAGGGATCGGAGAGCTCAATAAAAACCGAAAACCCAATTTCTTGGTGGTGGAAAAGGACACTAGCATCACAGAGATAGAGGAGACCTTCAA GAGTTTCCTGGCTCGCAGTGATATTGGCATCATCCTCATCAACCAGTTCATCGCAGAGATGATTCGTCATGCTATAGATGCCCACATGCAGTCCATCCCGGCTGTGCTGGAGATTCCTTCAAAAGAGCATCCGTATGACGCCTCCAAAGATTCCATCCTGCGACGGGCCAAGGGCATGTTCTCAGCAGAGGACTTCCGATAA